In Synchiropus splendidus isolate RoL2022-P1 chromosome 15, RoL_Sspl_1.0, whole genome shotgun sequence, the genomic stretch aaaaagacattttgaaacACAACATCCAAATGAATCGCTAAAATAAATCTTTCTTTATTGTGTGACGATTGTGGCAAAACATAGATTTACCTTCGattgatgttttattcattcactcCTCACAGACTgacctcttcttcatcactctCCAGTGCCTTATGCCAACTCCGTaccgccatctgctgtccgtttgaGCTCATTACACACTGAATATTtaacataaatatattaataaaatataaataagtgTAGTATATAGTATAAGTGTAGTATGTAGTATAATAAGTGAGGGAGTCACAGCATGGTTGCTGCCATGGCTACAGCTTGCATTCTTATGGTGACTttataacattatgaccagcttgGTGGGTTTCCGTCGTCCGCATGTTAGACAAAACTGAAGGCCTGTGCTATTAAACATGACCAGCTACAGTATATAAAAGGGTAAAAGTACGATCACcagtcatattccagtcccataatgcactgcagcagcagtttgCATTATTCCGTTTTCTCTGAGTGAAGCCGAAACTTCCCCACTGAGGAACTGTGAGAGAGaatttcttcctctttttcacctgaaagtatttttctgaaatttaaataaaaatcgtCAGCCATGTTTCGATCAACACAAGGTATCGAAAAATGCCCCCCTTAGTTTGTCTCGAGAGTCGAGGTTTCTGTTCCACCGCCGGGCTGAGCGGCAGCTGGTGGAAGACAAATGGCTTCATCAAACCAAAACAGAACAACTTAAAGGGGAAATATTGATTGAAGTCCAGAATCAAATTGTTTGCTGGAGTTGGTAAACATTTCAAAACGGATtgcactgaatgtttttttattttattttattttctactgaCCCTAACCCTGGAGGAAATGCATGAAATGTAAACACCATTCATCATTTGTGTCTAAACTGTTGTCTAAATCTGAGAGGAGTGAATATTCACCTTGACCTCGGATGTCTGCTGGGCCAAGACCAAGCCCAGGTGGAGAAGATAGagagaattgattttttttctgacacacacatgcatgtttgtaTTGCAATCTTTGTAACATTGTGAggtctctctcactctctctcctttCCCCATCTTCTCTCCCTAAATCCAACCATCCaagcacatggctcaccttaaccaggactctgaaccagacccAATGGTAATGACCCAGTTGTTAtgcagtcttcatcctcaaatcgagGTCAAAAGATCCCCatgaaggtccccacaaagatagtgttttgtcaagaattggtcccctcaagacaggataaacaagcccacacacacacatatacttcCTGTCATGACGTTTCTTTCCAGCTGACTGAAGACAAGGTATGTGGCAACAGAAGCAAGTAGTTGTGTGCAGCATTCGGGGTGGAGGGGGAGAGTCACGGGGAAAACCCGTTCTGGGTTGAGGCTTCTGCGGGCCTGCACCTGACGCAGCACTCAGCAAGAATCCGAAAAGCAGGAAATTCCCAGTGTTTAGTCTGACAAAGGAAGTATTTGCTGGCTGTGGGAGAATTTCAAAGCATACTTGCCCAGTAATTGACCGAGCTTTTGTTTGCGTATGAGTTTGTCAAGTCAGCTTTTACAGCTTTTGCTATAAAACTATTTGTTGTTTCTGAGATGACACTGacactcttgttttttttttttttttgttattttattgtaaatacttggaaaatacataaatagagTTACCCCAACCCACggtttaaatacaaataaatatcaataaatacagCAAGCAttcaaaaatgacaataaaaacatacagcaGAGAAAGTTGTACAATCTCAGGtcagtataaataaataaacaggtaTAGAAAAGTTAAATCACAGTAACTTACTAACCATATTATGGTTGTACCATTGCCTGATAAAAGTAAACTATTTGAGGGCGCATCTTGTACATAGAACTTTCTGATGATCAATTAAAGTTTTGTTCCTGAAACCTGAACTCATGAGATTGTGAAAGCAGAAACGGGTTTTCCCCCACAGAGAGAAGGCAACAGAGAACCAGCTTCAATCTCCTAGTATAAGAATGTGTGGCATTTACAGCTGAGAGGAGGGACGACAAGAAGGATCCGGGATCGGACGGTGACATTCACTCTGCCTGAGGAATGTCTTGTAAAGTAGCAACAGAGTGGTTGAAGGAGCTGTTGAAACCTTCGTTAAAGTGTATAAAGTCTAAGTTAAGTCTCCAAACTGTTGCAGTTTATACGACTCTGAAATCTCAAAGGAGATTTTACGCATCACCATGACGATGAAATATATTATCAGAACGCTCAGGCTCACTGGAGTCAAAGGGCGAAGACGCCGAAGAAGGTCTTGCTGTCCTCGGTCTCCACCTCTGACAGCTTGCTGGTTTCTGTCGACAGGTCGTCTCCTGTGTTGAGCTGGAAGACGGCGCCCAAGTAGATGGCGTTGTACCAGCCGGTCTCCTGAGTGCCGTGCTGGCACGCCGACCGCACCGCGCCCATCAGGGTGGATTTGCCTCCCACCATGTCGGAGTCGCGCCAGATCCTGTGGCTGAACGACATGAGGCCGGGGTCCTCCGAGTCCTCGTCGTCGTCACTGCAGTTGATGCGGAAGGAGGCCTGGCTGTAGACGAAGTACAGGCCCTTGCGGGGGATTCTGATCCGGTTGTCCACCAGCTCGAGGCCGCCCTGAGCGAAGGCTTGGCCCTGACCGTTCTTCCACACCAGCGATTTGGGCTCAGCTTTGTCGTAGCTGCCTGGGAATGGAGAGGAGAAGGATCTTTATAGGCTgatcattcatttttgttgcaCCAGTTGTTTTTTTGCAACTTAAATTGCTACCTCtgattcaaaaaatatatttccacctatttattgttttatttattcgcATTTTAATACCACAAAAATatagattttaaaatattatccAGCTTTAAGTTCTCTATTGTGGGCGTGGAATCTTTAGCTTGTCTAACTTTCTATAACAATTAAACACCATATTCTActctattttttaatatatttttcatacatttttccTACAGTCACGTCGCTGTGTTTCAGATGATCGACACCAGCTCAGCTTCTCTTATCTAAATTTGCATTACGGCGCTTAACAAATCCgactttgtttgtttcttttaagATTCATTCAGCTGTTACAAGTGCATATCTGACACCGTCTCTCAACCAGCCGCTTGTGCTTTCATAATAAAGCcggaaatgaaataaagaatgTCTGTAGGAGCCGCAAACCCATGTTGTTTATCATCATGTAAAAGGATATGGAAAATGATTACCACTTCCACAGCAAGACTAGAGAGGAGAAACCGGTTTCAGCGTGTCATTTCGACACACTTATATTGTTCTTGCGGTATAATAACTTGAAAGCAAGTGTGGTTTAGAGTGACAGCACAAACATCTCATAAATAAATCCAGAAGAAAGCAAATCATCTTCAGATGACTCACCTTCCAGATGGATGGCTGCTTTGGCCGTGGTGCCGATCTGCCTCAGTGTGATTTGATGatctgaggagaggaagacaatggTCAGTTCACCGCGCGCCATCGACCAACACTGCTTCATCCGAGCTCAATTTACCTGTTCCCTTCTGAGTCAGCAATTCAGTTTGGCCCAATTTTGCCTgaaacaaagaagaagcagtTTATTTAAAGCCCACAAACAACCTCGACTCTCTGGTTCCTTTGAGAAGAAGCCGTCTCACCATCAAATCTGGCCGCCCGTTCCACAGCCAAAGACTAAGCAGCACACCCACCACGCAGAGGGTTACGGCCAAGATGGACACCAATAGCTTCCAAATCCATCTGGATGAATTGCTCTCCATCTTAACCAGGGTGTTCTCGCCCGTCTCCAcatcacctggtgctgctgtgtaGGCCACCATCTTATGCATGAAGCTCTCCGTCTCGATCAAAATCAAAATCAGATCACAGACAATGGACCTTTCCTCTTCACTTTGTGGTAAGTTTGAATGAAGCTCTGCTAAAGAGCCGGTAGTATTTATGCTTCCCCTGCTGCCTCTGCAGAAGGGAAACTCCGATGATGTCACTCAGAGGCAGTGAGGGAATGCTGCAAGTGGAGCGACTTGAGCCTGAAAGCAAACCGAAGGTGCCACAGGGGAAATAGCGGTGGCAGAATTCTTGGTGGAGCTTTCATCAAACCATGAAGTCTAATGGGATCGGTGGTCCCCGGGTGGGAAAGTGGTTGAACGCAGACAGATACACAGTGAAGCCGGTGGCAGAGTGAGCCACACACAGATGTTAACACGCTGCGgtctacacgcacacacagaaacCTCTCGGTTACTTTGACCAGCTTGTTTTCAGAAACCACTGAAATGTATCAACATTCCGCCAGAGTCTGGTCACCGCAGCAGCAGATGTGCACGGGACATGCCGAGTCATTCGAAACGCGAACTCCGTTACACCAAGGCCGTTGCTTAAGACGAGATTATCTGCTTGGTGCTTCACGTGAATCCCTTCATAAGCtacaacacaaacatcacagcCCCACAAAAACAAGCTAGTACTACCTTGACATAACATGTTTTAGGGTGGCAATGACACTTGGTTGTTTATGGTTGTCTATCTGAAAATGGATGACAGACTTGCCTGTATGCCTGTAGAAGTTGATCTGAACATCTTCAACATCAGCACTCCAAACATCGGAGGCCCAGAAACAAGCTCATAATTCAGATACAACATATATGAGTTACTTTTTAATTGCATTATCAAAGTGCTAATTCGACTAAATTATTAAAACATTGAATTTGACTGAACAGGAGAATCATGATACTATGTATACTAGTATAGTAGCCATAGTATTATAGTATACTATAATACTATGGCAACACTTCATTTTctgtacacaaaaaaaaaaaaatatatatatatatatatatgtgtgtgtgattaaaataaaaaatttgttttgttatgttgGAATTATTAAAGGTAAAATTTAGGGAACTACAGCTGATATGGCTAATAATGATCAAAACTATCATTTAATTACCTTAAGTGCTAGtacatctttatatttatttggCACACATGCTCTTGTGTTTCAGGTCTCACAAAAATGTGCCGTGAGAGACAATCTTTTAACTGTTATGTGTAAAAATAGAAACTCTGGAGAGGAAAATTACAGCAGTCCCAACAGAGAAAGTTGTTTTGAAGCCAACTTGTTTTCCCTCCAGTTTCTGTTTCTCAACCATAAAAATGTCCAAACAGGTTTTTGCACTTCTCTTTATCCGTTCTGTTTCCTCATTTCACTTTCATCATCAGGTCTCTCTCGTAACACATTATCCTTCTTGTCTTGTTGTCTCATCCTGTGTTTTTGCCgttcattttcactttattttgggtttttgCAATCGCTGTGGACTCAAATGAGCCGGGTGCGAGGAGGGTTAATGTGAGGGTTTGTGCACTCACTGGGGAAGTGACACCTCTGTCACTGCTCTAGATTGTGACATGCAAGCAGCGACCGCAGAGTGATTGGGTCGTCACTGTCTCAACCCCCTGCTTTCCATTATTCATCTCATGAGTACACCATGTGATCGGCTGTGCTACTGCAAATGGGGAACAGGATACCAATGGTTTTTGAAACATaacttgacacattttttttttcccaagctcCAGAATCTTTGGAACGTTTCCTGACTGAAGAAATGCTCCGAGGTCATCCGTGGCGTGCACACTCCGAGTGGAATCCCCAAACACACACGAGCTCACTCTCATGCCGCCGGGTGAGTGTCACCCCACTCACTAGACCGTCTCAGTTCAGGTCGCCATATCTGCGTGTCGTATGCGCAATATTCATCGcttgtttttatgtgtttatgtgttttatgtatgtttttatttattttaatatgtaGGATTTCCAAAAGGGCGCCACCTCAAGGAGGTGAATAACAAACCACAACAACAATTAAATGAAGTACTTTAAGTAGTACTAAGTACTAAGAAGTactttaatataatataatataatataatataatataatataatataatataatataatataatataatataatataatataatattcatttattctcaGTGTCACCAGCCAGAGTCTGAAGCAGGCGACACAGAGGAAGTTCAACGGTTTACTCAACTTATTCAGGCTCTGTCCATGCAAAGATGAAGTCCTCCAGAATAAACCGATTTTTCAGTCACTGGTTCTGATGCTTTTTCAAAAACGGGCCCTGTCGGATCCACGTCTCTGTCTTCGCGCTCGCTCCACAACgttctgaaaatgatgatgttACAGCCCCTCGGCTCCCTCCCTGCAATTGTATCGCTTCACCACAACAATAGAGCTACATAGCACTTAGCATTTAGCTTCTTGTTGGAGATattaatgcaaaaaaatatttatgagcGGCGAACAATGGACTTGCTTGTGGAAGAGCTAAAAAGCACAACAGTCTAGTCTAAATATTTTGACCAAACCTTTGTCTTTTCGAACcagaatcaaacaagaactgTCTGAACTGAAGTTCATACAGCTTACAgagctgctggtgttggtggAGCGGGTAGGAGCTGAACACAGACATGCTAAACACAATGACGCGTCCCTGGTCACTCTAGTCGAGGCATGACCTGCTCAACCTTCAGGTGTCCAATAAAACGCCGTGCCATTGCCTGGCGACACATGAAGGAGGCGGAGGGAACCTGCAAATGGATTGCTTGAGCGCTGCTAGCTGCTAGCATGGTAGCATAACCATGGTAGCATAAGCCAAAGGTGAAAACAGACTTTGGTTTGGGCTGCAGATGCTATTACGAGTCACACTTATCCATCACTCAGGGATGAGAGGGACACAGGTTTCTCATTCTTCTCAGTGTTTTCCTCAGGTCAACTGCTACGTACTGCTACATCATTTTATTTGTGCTCTTGTTTGATGGCAGTTTGAGAAAATAATCGAAATTTTCTCTTTGGAGGTCCTCAGCACATGTTCACAACGTTCTCTCGAGGCTCATGTTTATGAGCGCCTGAagattttgtgtttatatttccAATAAACTCAGCAGATGTCAGTGAATAAGCACCACTCTGTCTGCCATTATTGGTGTGAAGTGACGACCTTCGGGGACCGACGAGACAGATGAGACAAGGTTGCACAACAGATGTAAAGACAGAGACACAAAGCAGCGTTTTCAAATGTATCTGGGGACCGTGATTCAAAAAGTATCCGATACGGTAACTGGAGGTTCCAAGGTTCTCAGTTCGAGGAATGAAGGCCCCTCACTCACTAAAATCAGTGGCTATGCAGGAGAGTTCAAAGTTCAGTGTCTGTGTTATCTAGGGAGAGTAAACCAGTCATAAAACCAACACCAGAAATGGAGTTCGTTCAAGGTCCAAAAGTGAGAGGAGTGGAGACAAGCACGGGACCTTAACAGTGACAGTGTTGGAGAAGCTAGCTCCTTTTGAAAGCACAGAAAGTGAATGAGCGAGACAGAGATCAGTCTCACACAAGCTGGAGACAAAGATCTGAAGCAGAGGCTCGATGGAGCAGTGCAACATAGAACCAAACAGCCAGCAACAAACTCATCAACAGTCTGGGCTACACCGGCCACAGGGAGCAGTGTTTTTATCTGTGATAAACCCAGCATGGCAAGGAGACTCCCACTGACCCATGAAAGGTCAGGGTGACGGAGTAGCACTGCAGATGCAAGTTTAGTATCTTGCTGGAAGCAATGTCAACGAAAACTAGCAACAATAATAGTAATCTCTGACTGGGTTAGAGTTTTTGGGGCACTGCActattgctttatttttttcattaatatcatatttattatattttcacattcgtatttacttatatttaatttgtttaattGTAAAACATGTGACTTCTTTTGTATATTGTCACTTTGTGTACATAAAATCGTCATTTAGGCAAGtagtgaaatgtttttatttttgtaatatcAGCAGTACAACATAGTTGCTTTTTTCCATAATATTTAAAACAGGTTCAAAAAAATTCAGTCATAAACATCAAATGTATCTGGTGAGAAAGATTACATTGTTAAGAGTGCAGCAaattaaaggaaaaacaaagcaaacaaacgAAAGACACTTTACTAGAGATAAATATGGAAGTAAAATAATAGCTGGTTTAAACACGCTGTCTTTTGCTGAAGGCTTGCTTATGAATGTGATTTCATGTTATTGAACCGTTTGATTTGTGAAAGTTATTTATCCAACCTGATGGTCGGTTTGCCTTCACGTTCACCCTGCAGCTAATTTCCTTTCCTGCTTTCACCTCCTGAGGCACCAGTTTGTCTTTGCCTTTATCATTGTGTTTCAGTGAGAAACTCATATCAGGCCGCACCAGTTTTTCCTGGCGTGGAATTAAAAACAATTGATACTGCATTGAAATTGTTGGTTAAAAATAGATTTCATGTTGACACGCACACGTTGCACGCTGCAGCAGGCCCTTTATTCGCCCTCCACATGTGGCACATTGGGACATAGTCACACCTCAGACCTCAGGATTATTTTACAGGAAACACATTAGACAGTCTTGGTTTAAGGGAGAGAGATTATTCACATAACAGAACTGGGGCCTGGCATTACTAATGTACTTCGCTATGAAATAATGCAACTTCAAGGGATCCAAATTTAACTTGACTAATACATGTATTTTGTATCTGTtaaatgaaatcttttttcaaacacttttttatgtattttgtacAGGCTCCCATTCCAATGCTTCcaatgtattattgtatttattattttcgaCAAAAACAGGAATCCTTTATCAAATGCATGTTGAATAATTGTGTTCATAATAACAGCAAGTAGCTATAACTGAAAAGCTtgaatattataatatttttctGACTTTATATTTTATAACTTCATGGTACTCAAGGGATAAGCATCAAAATGATGTACTAATGTAATGTTAGACTAGACTGCCTTCATGCTTCCCTAAATGAGGTGAATATGAGAAAATATGCATAATCATCGTTCGTACCTTGTTTAATATGTATTTAATGATTGAGATGTGATCATTGATGTACCATCGTCCTTCAGGcaagtgaaatatttttatttttgtaaaatcTGCAGTACAACAAAGATGTTTTGTTccataatatttaaaacaacttaaaaaaaaaatcaatctggTGAGAAAGATTGGGTTGTAAAGAGTGCAACAGGAATATAAACAAATGTACTGGAAAAACAAGACACTTTTACTGGAGATAAATATGGCAGTAAAATAATAGCTGGTGCAAATACACAGTCTTTTGCTGAAGGCTTGCTTATGATTATGACCATGATTTCATGTTATTGAACCGTTTGATTTGTGAAAGAACCTGATAGTCGGTTTGCCTTCACGTTCGCCCTGCAGCTAATTTCCTTTCCTGCTTTCACCTTCTGAGGCACCAGTTTGTCTTTGCCTTTATCATTGTCTTTCACTGAGAAACTCACATGGAGCCGCACCAGTTTTTCCTGGCATGACTTCAAGCTATTAAACTGTATTCAAACTATCGA encodes the following:
- the tnfb gene encoding tumor necrosis factor b (TNF superfamily, member 2), producing the protein MHKMVAYTAAPGDVETGENTLVKMESNSSRWIWKLLVSILAVTLCVVGVLLSLWLWNGRPDLMAKLGQTELLTQKGTDHQITLRQIGTTAKAAIHLEGSYDKAEPKSLVWKNGQGQAFAQGGLELVDNRIRIPRKGLYFVYSQASFRINCSDDDEDSEDPGLMSFSHRIWRDSDMVGGKSTLMGAVRSACQHGTQETGWYNAIYLGAVFQLNTGDDLSTETSKLSEVETEDSKTFFGVFAL